The Cicer arietinum cultivar CDC Frontier isolate Library 1 chromosome 1, Cicar.CDCFrontier_v2.0, whole genome shotgun sequence genome contains the following window.
ACCTTGAACGCCGACGACTTCTCAGACGTCTTCGGAGGCCCACCTAGAAGCCTTCTAACGCACAAATTCTCCAGGTCCAGTGCATTCTACGAGGAAATATTCAAGCAGCCGGCGTTTAAATCTCCGGCGCCACTTAAAGGTGGCCGGAGCTTGCcggtgtttcggattccggcgAAAAATGATGCGTTTTACGGAGATATTTTTGAGTCGGACGATGACCGGAGATCGAGAGAGCGGTCAGGGTCACAATCTAAAGCGAAATCGAAGTCGAACTCATCTTCGGTGCTCAGTTCCGAGGACCTGAGCCCTCTCCGGCAAGCTATCGGTGATGACGTGGCACTGTCAGACTTTGCTTCAAAGCTCAGGTACTCAAACTGAAATACTAACCAATTAACTATTTGTGTTTCAGTCAGTTATGTTGGGAATTGACAGTTATACCCTCTTTGATATAAATCACGAGTATATTTGGAGATATACTCTTCCTGCTGCTGTGAAATGGTATCTAAATTCGTCAGTACTTAGAACagagtgtatatatatatatatattttatttttttatttttttaatgttttagaTATACGGAAATGTTTTAAACTGCAGTTGCATCGCCATCTTTGATTTATTGGAGAAATCAAGATCGAATATGGCTGATATGACCTTTATTTTGGTCACGGGGATACACTACAGTCGGAATCTCCACAATCATAAAGTCGGGACATCGGTAGCCATTAGATCTATTGGAAAGTCTACATATAATTTTGGTATTTTTAGTTAtgaagtaaaaattaaaatctattaattttttgaaatgtctAATCTTGATTTAACAAGTAATGAAGTTTTGAATATATGAATTTGGAATTCCCTGTAGGGAATCCGAATTCCTCATGACGCGAGATACTCAATTTTTTATATCGCCACCCAAATTGTGATTGGCAACTTTTTTAAATCCCTAGTATAAGGATGAATTTCTATGGGATCCTCATGCTTAGAAGTTGGGCAGAGCTTGCTGAATTTGGACACTATCGGCAAATCTAGAGCTAAATTTGGATATGAATATAATGTCTATGATACTGAATGTGTAAGTATATTTTTATGCAATTGATTAGGAAACAAACTAAGATGtttgaaaatcatattttagtgATCTATAACCCTAAGGTTAATTGTAGCTTTCAGAAATTATTGGCCAAGGAAATATCAGGCAATTAACAAAATCATTCATGGTCatggaaaaaaaaatgcaagTTGTGCAGCACCTTAGTGGTTTTATGTTGCTTAAGCTTTGTTTACTTCTCTAGTTAGTTAGGCTTTCCTCAATGTGTAGGGAGATTTTGCAAAACTGTATACAAGATTAAATGACTTCTTAAACTATGGTAGATTATGTGGATTTGTCTCCTCTAAAGAGAATTGCTTGAGtgtaaagtaaataatttgaaGCTTTGATAAATACATTAATCATTGATAGTTTCATATCACATGCACATGCACAACAAATTATAGGTGTATTAAAATATCAACACttgatttactatttaatgGTATCAATATCTTAAGACACTTGCGAGTCGTGTCTCGATTCAATACAAAATTGAACACAGTCAATACAAACCTCTAGTGTGTATCTATTTTGAGCACAAATCTCATTTTGCATTTCGATTCATTATGATAAATCTCGATTAACTATTATGAATCCCGATTCATTCTAATAAATCACCTCCTATGTAGTGTAGCCAACCAGTTTGtttttgtcaattttataaAGCCAGCTACTTATCTTTAATTGTCATTTGTTTTAAGACTTGAATCTTGAATTATTTTGAGATTAGTAATTGAAATATGAGCTATAATTTCGCTatgtcaattatttttatttaaaaataccaTATTTTTACTAGTAATATAACTTACTAGTAATATAACTTATCTCTACTCAGCTTACTAAAGCCAAATCCAACTTTGAATAGGTATGGGAATTCTAAGGTTTCTTGAATGTTTGTTACAGGCCAATCAATGTCCCATATAGATGGAACTCATCCACTTTGATGCATGAGGAACAGCCAATTAAACAACGGAAGCCACTTTTTCCCTGTAACGGTCAATCATTTGATTTCCATTGTCATGATAATGGGTACTCAAGAAGAGTCCCATCCCCAGAAACAATTAGTGTTGAATCCAACTCATATCAAAGCACCAAAGTATCTACAGATGATTGGGAATTCAGTCCCCCATTTTCTGCTGTCTCTGGAGTTTGTCAAGAACCTGAGCCAAAATCATCGGTTCACTATCACGTGCTTCCGGAACTAGTTATAGATCAGGATGAATAtgatgaggatgaggatgaagTTATGAGCTCCTATGTTATAGAGGTCAACTCCAACCTTAGAGAGGAAAATTGTGAAACCGAAGCCATAGATGAAGCGATTGCGTGGGCCAAAGAGAAGTTTCAATCAAGAACTAATGAAGAAACATGCTTGAGAAATGATGGCAATGAGGAAACTGCTGAGGTGGAAGGTGATTCTCTTGACCACACAAATAGAAAAATGTCTCATACAAATTTAATGCACTATATATCTtttgaaacagatcaaggtaGACACTTTATATTTACCTCGGATCCTCTATGCAGGAAGGCCTTGTGCAAGTGAATACCATGATGATGAAATTGGAATGGTTGAATCTCCAAAGGTACATTATATTGGGTTACCATAAGTGCATAAATTGAATAAGATgcatttagtttgttttttcTGTTTCCAATTTTAGTAGATATGTTCTCaatactaattataaaaatgtcTGTTTCCATTTTTAGTAGATATGTTCTCACTTGTGTATGTTGGTAATAAGCATGTGCATGTTGGATTGACATGATCCTTACAATCATACTGCccgattttttttattgtttatgtgaAATGTTTGATGACAACACTTCCATTTCAGAATAATCACTTCACATGTTTATAAAAACACTTGTTCAATGaaagaaatggtaaaagagagGTTTATTCATACATGCATGAGTATGGTCATCTGACAAGATAGTAAAGAATTTGTGCTTCTGCAGAAGGTACAGACAGAAACAGAGAAGTGGGACAGAGATATAAGATTGTCGTCATTTGGCAAAGAAACTGACATCAGGCTACTGCTTTCAACACTTCATCAGGTAatgcttttttttcttcttgatttCCTATCCTCAACaatttatcaatgttttataattttataccaCTTTGATGTATGCAGATAACAAAAGAATTGACATGGTTAGATGTTTTTCGTTGACAGATTCTGTGGCCGGAGAGTGGCTGGTCTGCTGTTCCTTATATGAGCATAATAGAAAGCTCAAAAGTCAAGAAGGCCTATCAGAAAGCAAGATTATGCCTCCACCCTGATAAACTGCAGCAAAGAGGAGCAAAACTCTTACAGAAGTACATAGCAGAGAAGGCTTTCTCCATTCTTCAGGTTtgtaaaatatacatattagaTATATACCTATGCATTCTCATAAAAATAGGATATATATGTATGCTTTACACAAATAGAGAAATGAAATTGTTTTGATGGTGTTGGTGCTCTTAATTTTGGGTGGCTTGTTCCTGTTTGTGTATCGGTATTAAATATATGGTTATATTGGTTGATAGTACTGAAAAGGTTGTCGATAGCGAGTGTCAATTAATAGGGTTGAgtaacaaataaaaaaggatGAAGAGAAGATAGAAAGTTTTTTGGTAAAAATGGCGGTCAACAAATGAAAATAGAAGAGGAGGGGTATCAGTCAATAGGATTGAGTGATGTAAAAAGAGAGATTAAGAGAATCTCTCTGTTAAACCAAAGATTTTGAAAGTTTAATAATGTGGCAGAAATATAGAAGCTGATGTGGCAGCTGTATGGCCCGCGCTTCaacttttataaattgttaataGATAGATTTTGACAGACTAAGTTTCAAAGTGATATAGATTATTCGATTCTAAGGCAGTACTTAACAATTTCAATCATCTTCATGTAGACTACTTTGAATTTGGCGCAATTCTACAAAATTGTAGTGGGATGATATCTTCTTTTTACATAATGTTATAATTGTGTTCACTAAGGCTTTGTTTGGGAGTTTGGAGGGGAGGAATGAAGATTTTTGGGAGGAGAgggttttgtttttattcataaaaCAAACTCCCTCTATTTTGGGGGAACTACAAAATTGTATTGAAGGAGGATTTTGGAAGACTTGGACAAATTCTTCAAATCATTTTCATACTGTTATAATaccttataaatttaaaatatattattaatcataagTATTCTATTACTATTTCTCTACAAAGTCACTTTTTTATGTTCTCCTCATTCCAAAACCCTCCTTTCCCCTCCCCTCTAAACTCCCAAACAAAGCCTAAGAGGCAAGGAAGTATGATAGCTCATGTGTTGGCAAGGGTGACTATTACTAACCATAGTCACCTGGTTCTCAATTCTCTTTGGTACGTGGTACGGGTTCGGGTACGCGGTACGTAACCTTCAAAGTATTCAGTACGTGGGGGGTATACATAGTTGGTACGCAGTTCGGTTCGTGGTAcgttttaatatataaatcggtatgttaaaataaaaaacaaaaaaaaattaatggtcTTAACACAAGAGTGGGAGTACTGAGTTATGTAAAAAATGGAAGAACTTGTAATACTAGTCCCACATTGATTGTTTCTAAAATGTTAAAAGTTGAGTTATCTATATGAGTACAACAATTCTAATTAGTCCCACATCGGTTGTTTCTAAAATACTAGAAGTTGAGTTATCTATATAAGTACAACAATTCTTGGTACAAGAGTAATTGTATCTGTGCTTATACCACATTAGTACAGGAGTACGTGGCAATATATTAATACagttaaaaagttatatattaatGCAGTTAAAGTTTATATAAACTAAGTTTGTCAAAATTAGTGAATTATTTGTGAATTTTGGTGAACCGGTTTGCGAATTTTGGTAAACCGGTTCGCAAAAGTACCGCGAACCGGTACTCACGAACCAATTCGCGGTTCGTAGGGGTTACATGCGAATTATGTAACTCTGTTACTAACGCTacctcaattttttatttattatgtttccAGTTGTGTTGCTCATTTGATTGGTCAAGAAATGAAATAGTTCtgttatgttaaaaaaaataggatAAAAATGAAAGTTAAGTTCACATTTTTTATTCTGTAACAGGATGCATGGACTACATTTATTTCTGAAGATTTTCCTTTTAAGCAGCAAATCACTCTTAAATGCGGATAACTCAGTTTTGGTTGAAAGCTTGGGAACTAACATCAGGCACTCAGATTGATGGAAGTGTTCATTTCTAAGAAGCAAGGACATGTTAAGTACATTAGTTTTGAAAACAGTATCTCCTTTGTACAAATAGTTGTCTGATGGATTTTctactattttatttatgtgtatCATAAGTTATTTATGCTTTTGTATGTATCAGTTTTGAAGTATTTAACAGAAAGTTATTTCGTTGCTTGTATTTGACTTGTATATGATGACATGGAACCAACAAATCTGTTTCTCTGTTATTCTAATGGAACCCTACTATTTCATTTATAtctcattttcatttaaaatcaaGGCTTAAAATTGCAGTCACAGTTGCGTCGA
Protein-coding sequences here:
- the LOC101499306 gene encoding uncharacterized protein isoform X1, which encodes MDESWRMLMGLTSGLPRRRSMEDRSSSRTLRSVFSNTGVSETETLNADDFSDVFGGPPRSLLTHKFSRSSAFYEEIFKQPAFKSPAPLKGGRSLPVFRIPAKNDAFYGDIFESDDDRRSRERSGSQSKAKSKSNSSSVLSSEDLSPLRQAIGDDVALSDFASKLRPINVPYRWNSSTLMHEEQPIKQRKPLFPCNGQSFDFHCHDNGYSRRVPSPETISVESNSYQSTKVSTDDWEFSPPFSAVSGVCQEPEPKSSVHYHVLPELVIDQDEYDEDEDEVMSSYVIEVNSNLREENCETEAIDEAIAWAKEKFQSRTNEETCLRNDGNEETAEVEGRPCASEYHDDEIGMVESPKKVQTETEKWDRDIRLSSFGKETDIRLLLSTLHQILWPESGWSAVPYMSIIESSKVKKAYQKARLCLHPDKLQQRGAKLLQKYIAEKAFSILQDAWTTFISEDFPFKQQITLKCG
- the LOC101499306 gene encoding uncharacterized protein isoform X2; this encodes MDESWRMLMGLTSGLPRRRSMEDRSSSRTLRSVFSNTGVSETETLNADDFSDVFGGPPRSLLTHKFSRSSAFYEEIFKQPAFKSPAPLKGGRSLPVFRIPAKNDAFYGDIFESDDDRRSRERSGSQSKAKSKSNSSSVLSSEDLSPLRQAIGDDVALSDFASKLRPINVPYRWNSSTLMHEEQPIKQRKPLFPCNGQSFDFHCHDNGYSRRVPSPETISVESNSYQSTKVSTDDWEFSPPFSAVSGVCQEPEPKSSVHYHVLPELVIDQDEYDEDEDEVMSSYVIEVNSNLREENCETEAIDEAIAWAKEKFQSRTNEETCLRNDGNEETAEVEGRPCASEYHDDEIGMVESPKKVQTETEKWDRDIRLSSFGKETDIRLLLSTLHQITKELTWLDVFR